In Aedes albopictus strain Foshan chromosome 3, AalbF5, whole genome shotgun sequence, the genomic window cggggtcagctttgagtatctcagctaatatgcgatcgacccctggggcccttttCGATGTCATGCTAAggttggctgtttctatctccagcACTGATGGAACTTCGGTGtttacacgggtaatgcgtcgaacccttggcgtgGCGGATCATgcggaggtgttgatggcgtggccgacacttgaaaaaggtttccaaagtgctcgaaccagcatttCAACTGGTCAGTACCTACCAgacagacgtgtctttcacgggcatcgtagcattcatcttagtcccactaaggcgacgtggagGAGACGGATATAGCCGGTGAttgtggctttctcgccttcgtcggctaaggagtccgctcacgctcttttgtcccgtctacagtgAAACGcttcttccttctcgagagccgaaaagcgctgacgggttacggctttggctcctcgtgttttcgctcgctctataactgctttctccgggtgcgtagctcacccatatTATTCTCGTCAggggcgatgaaggcgttcttgatggcgctccattgatcttctacgcttccaccttctggaatattcacagcacggttctctagctcctcgacgaagggcttttacaccgcagcgtcttccagtcgataTATGTTAAGCGTGCGTCGGAGTTTATCATCTTGACGatgaatcctagcaatgcgcagtcggatctaaccgattaggagatgatgataGGAAGAAAGGATTTGGGAAGGGCTAAAAGACCTTAGATTCTCAAACTTCATGAGCCGTACGAAACGGATGCAATTTAaaggaaattttcgaagaatacTATAGAACTTAACAAACATAACATTAAAATATCGATCTGCTCTTTACTGATTCTCAATCGTTGCAAAACCAAAACTAGGTGCATGGTCCTCATTCAACCGTAAATGGTAAACTTCTGCacggtttttattttttttttctgtgatgtaAATTGAGTATTAATCATATACAAGGGTAAGAAAACACAAAACAGTACATTGATCGGGAGACAGATATTACACAGTGCTGATAATAGCTATGATAAGAAACAGAATAAATGGATTTGTTCAATTGGAATTGGTTCCTACTTTCCTAGGGTAttaaattgcaattaaaagaatcTACACTTGTTTATTTCTCTAAAAACTAATCGTATCCGAATTCTGCACTTCTTTTGATTATGCTTTACAAGTATTGCGAATCTTACTCTTACATTCAACAGTTACCGCTATTAGCAATCCAAGTGTTTAATAATTTTGCATAAGATTCATATTTACACGCAAGTCAAGCAACATAAAGTAAATAAAATACAAGAATGAGATTTTAGTGTCTAGTTGGACAGATTTCTTCATGTGGGACTCTCCCACGAAAAAGGATTCCCGTTTCTATAAATCACGTGTTGCTTCTGTTTAACTCATATCCAAAAGTAATAGACCAAACAAAAATCTGGTTTATTCGTTTCTCTCTATTTTCTTGAAACGAACAAAATCTACAACCAAAACATTTATCCATTTTGTAAATAATGATTACGTGGAAGCACTACACGAAGTACAGAACGGACCCCATGACTAATGGTAACAATGAATAATTTTGAAACAGTCATCGTTTACTTATTCCAAATTACAACTGAAAACACGTATTTGATTAATATTGCGGGACTTTTCTTAGTTCCGAATGCGGTTTTCATTACATGAAAAGCAGAGATTACTCATTTCCACTTCAAGGTATTGGCACAAAATAATCGGCTTTTGTGACTAGGTTCTTTTCTTCTTCATCAGACGGGTTCTTTTATTAGTTGAAAACAGAAAAGACGCAGCAGGGCTACGCTGCATCTCTCGGTTTTCTACATGCTACTATCTAACTATAAATACACTTTTTCAAAAGTCATCTCCATCCGGAGACGTTCCTCCCACGAAAACTGTTGTTCTCATCCGGTTCTCGTCGATCTATATTACACGCAATATTTACATAAAATACAAGCACGCACGCAGCCAAATGTAACTGTCAAACTCGGAACGCCTACCGAGTAGTTGGCTGTGTGCTGCTTGGCTCAGTACCGTTTGTTCGACTACCACTTCTAAGACCGTCGCCGTTCATGAACATCAGATCGTTGCCAACCGTGTTATGGATCCAGCTCGCAATGCCTGAGGTAATCGAGTTGTAAATCGCTGGATGTGGCCGCTTGCCACAGTTCCCATGGTAACTGAGAACACCCTCTAGCAGCCACTGTCCGGTTCGTTCCACGTGGCACATCAGCGGAGCTCCTTCGTCGTTCTGTAATGAAAGTTGAGTGAAGTTGGTCATTGTTGCATGTACCCTAATATTATCGAAACTCACATAGCAAGTCGTTTTGCTACTGCTGAGGAAACCCGCACAGATGGCATCGTCCGTCAGGGAACCGTTGTAGTGCTCACTGGAGTTGCATTTATCAGCCGGTATCGTTGGCACTGGTAGATATTTGAGGTACTGTTCGGTAGTGGTTATGGCCGATGGATCTGCACCCCAGCCAGCGGTCAGACACAGCTGATCCGGATCGATTGTGGCGTCACCTGCTAGGCAGACACTGCCGACCTGTTCATTGAACTGGAGAGGCTTGGTCAGTCGCAGCAGTACGACATCTCCGGTGTAGAGGAATTGTTTGTATTTGGCCTGTTGAAATAGTGGGTTTAGATCTGCTTTGAACTAATGTAAAGTAAGTCATGCATACCTGAGGATAAGGAACAATCCTCTGAACATCAACAACTTGGTAAGAACTGTTGGCATTGTTTCCTCTGATCATGGTGAAGTTGAACTGGGAAGTTCCAGCGAATAACTTCCAGTTCATTTCAGCAATGTTCCGGTTGTCGATGAACTCCGTTTTACCCATCATACAGGAGTAGCTTGCAAGTGCCCATCGAGGAGATACTGAAACATTACCAACACCGATTATATTTGAGAATATGATTAGGAAGACAAACATTCTTACATATGTTAGCAGTACACTTGATGGCTGCGTTATTGCTGTAGACTAAGGCTAGACTAGGAAGCTGATTGGAGTCTGTGTGAAGTCCACCAGCGATCCGCTGATCCGTGATAGGCGTAATTCTATCACTACCGCAACCTACATAATCCAATCGAAGAATTAATGCTACACACTGACATAGTGTATTTCAATACTTACGATAAAGTTCGCAGTCGATGTTCACCAAGCCTTCGGAACAGCTGGTGGCTAACGCCAAACTTCTCAACAGATTGGTACTGTTCACTCCCACAAATCTGTAAAATGCATCCCCACCCGTTTCGTTCGAGATCGAGTATGACTTGGCTTGTAGATAGCCCAACTCCTCACAGACGGCGTCCGATAACTCCTTGGACCAATTATCAGCACAAACCGGACTTAGTTTCTCTGATTCCACGCGGATCTTCAACTTACTTTCTTCCAAACTAAAGCAACCCCACTCATCCGACAGGTCCGGACACTGTGGTTGCCCATCGCAAACGTATGCACTCGGAACGCATCCACCGGTATTGCATCGGAAGTTATCCACCGGACAGTCGCACAGTCGTTCGTCTTCATCGTTGGTACAGTCCGACTTTCCATCACACCGCCATGCTTCCGGAATACACTTTCGCTGCCCAACGCAGAAGTACTGATCATTGGTACACGTATCCGGGCAATCGCTTTCGTCGAACCCATTCGCACATTGTTCCAGTCCGTCGCATTTCCACTGCGCTGGCAAACACGGCCCCTTCCGTCCACTCGCATCGCACGATATTTCATCAAAGTTGCACTGCAGCTGATCACACTCAACTTCATCACTTCCATCATTGCAATGAGTAATTCCATCACACACATGCTGCCTAGCCAGACAGAAACCGTCCTTACACTGGAAGTGTCCCGGGCATCCCAACCGCTCGCAATCCTGCTCATCGGAATTGTCCGAACAGTGAGACACCGAATCGCACCGTTCCGATTTCTGAATACACGAGCTACCATCCTTGATCGACGTTCCGTTCACACACTCAAACTGCCCGACCGCGCACTTGGTAAACATACCGCTGGCACTGGCCACCAATTCGCTCAGGTCGTCATCGTCAGAATTTCTCGACTTAATTAACGACGTTTCATTCGATCGCTCTGATCTAATCAAATGAAACGTCGTTTCTCCTAAAAAATGACCGGTAGTCGTTTCGAAGTTGGATTCCTGGTCAACGGTTGTCTTCTGTGTGGATGCTAACGGATCCGGAGGTGGCGGCGATTCTTCGAATTTGTCCGGTTTCCTGTCCAGGGGAAGGACTTTCAGGTCATTCTCGGAAATGTCGTTATCTTGGTCCAAATCTTGTAGCGTTCGCTCCAAAAAATCCGTCTTGGTTCTGTCGGTGGTTGTGGGAGCCGTTGGTGAAGTTGCCGTCTCGGTGGTAGAAGTGGCAACAACTGTTGTGGTTGTCGCTTCAGGAGTCGTCGAAGTGGCTTCAGTCGTGGTCGCGGCTACTGTCGTGGTTAGGTCACTTGTGGCAGTGGGTGTTGTCGTTGGCGAAGCCGTTGTTGGTGGTTCTTTCGTTTCAACGGttgattcttccatgagtttcgcGTTTCCGCTTGGTTCGGTAGTCGTTGAAGACGCATTCACTACAGCATGAACAGTAGTTTCCTCGACGTCTTTGTGGCTTGTGGCTTCTACCAAAGCTTTCGCTTGCTTCTCCGTTGTGTCTTCTCTAACAGCGTCAGTTACTTCTTCGGTTTCATCTTTGGAAGCGGTTACGCGTTCTTCCTCTAATTCCAGTTTTGTTTCGCCCATGGTGGTTTCCATTACATGTTTTTCCGTCGTCGGTTCTTCAGCTTCCGTTGCCGTCAGCTTTTCCGCTGTATCGTTAGTCGCTACCAATTCCACATCGCCTTTTGGAGTATCGTCTTTAGAATCATCCATCACCACAGTTGTTGCCTTCTCCGCTTGTTCACTTTCGGTTGTACCGATCTCCTCGACCTCTGCTTTCGGCGATGAGTTTGTCGTTTCGTTCTCTGCCGTGGTAGTCGGTTTCTCTTCTACATGTTCCGTGGATTGTTCGAGCCGAGCACTCTCCCTCTCGGTCGTGGTTGCAACAGCACCCATTTTCCCTAGTGTTGTGTCCTCTACGTCTTTTTCTGTACTGGTCGCCATCAGTTCCTCCTCGCCACCACTGTTGGTTGTCTGTTCGACAATGTTCCTTGAACTGGCAGCCGTGATCAAATCTTCCAGTGAATCAGTTGTTGGAGCGTAAGTGCGAATAGTAGTTGCCACAAACACCGTCTTGGTAACGGTATCCAGCTGCTTCTTGTATTCATTGCGATCGCTTTCCTTGGAcagtggcaacacttccaaatacTGCTGCTGTGAGTCGTTATCAAATCCATCAACTTGACGGTCCAAACCCTCGTGTAAAAACTTCACCAAGCTGGCGTTTTGTTCAATTTCCGGCAAGAACGGTGACTGATCGACGTGAGTCAGCAAAGTTGGTGTTGTTTcggtttcaagaattgtttccgTCACGGCGTACGATCCACGGGTCTTGGCACTAGACGATTCGATGTTGGGCAGGAATGGTGACATATCTTCGTCGTGCTCCTTCGGCTGTTCCAAAGCTTCCGTTGTGGTAGAGAAGCTGGTGGAAGATCGCCACTGTTCGAGCGAAATTGGGCTAGATGTGGCGTAGACGGAGTTTTCCACGGCTGTTGTCGAAGAGTTGTGTTCGAGCGATCGAGCATCGAAGACGTTCATCGGTTCAGTTGCGGGAGTAGTTTTGGCTGCGATCAGATAAGCGCCGGTGGTGGGCTGTGGAACGTCATCTTCGATCGTTTCCGTTACCGGAGCCGGTGTTTCGCCAGCGGTGGAGTGTGGAGAGGTTGAGGATATGGGCTCAGTGCTGGTCGAATGTTTGGTTGCGTCAAGATCAGCAATCATGAAATCTGGCATGGTGTGTTCTTCGGTTGGGTGGGTGGAGTGTTCCGTGGATGACTGGAGCTTGCCTAGGCTGGAAACGGTTGATGAGTGGTGTTCATCGTCGCTTGGTGGTTCAGGTTCAGGCTCGGCGGAGGGTTCGGCCGTGCTGCTAGGGTTCGAGGTAGTGGCTTTGATTTCTTCTACTTCGCTCTTTGGATTGGGTTCGCTGGATGGCTCCGGCTCGCTAGATGCTTCCGGTTCGCTGGTAGGTTCTGGTTCACTACTTGGTTCCGGTTCGCTGGTAGGCTCGGGCTCGCTCTTTGGTTCAGGTTCGGTCGTGGAGGAGGCAATGCCTGCGATTTGAAGTTTACCTGAGTGACCAGAGGAGGATTGTTTTGATGTTGTAGCTTCAGGTTCGCCGGAAGGTTCAGGCTCACTTGCAGGTTCAGGCTCGCTAGCAGGTTCGGGCTCGCTGGCAGGTTCGGGCTCGCTGGCTGGTTTGGGTTCGCTGGTTGGCTCCGGCTCGCTAGCTGGCTCGGGTTCACTTGTTGGCTCTGGTTCGCTGGAGGGCTCAGGCTCGCTCGCTGGAGTTGACGCATGTATTAGCTTTCCGGAAGAAACAGTGGTAGCCTCCGGTTTGGAAGAACTGGAAGGTTGCGGTTCACCAGTTGGTTCCGGTTCGCTAGCAGGTTCAGGTTCGCTAGCAGGTTCAGGTTCACTAGCAGGCTCCGGTTCACTGGCGGGTTCTGGTTCGCTAGTAGGCTCAGGTTTGCTAGTTGGTTCCGGTTCTCCAGCAGGCTCAGGCTCACTAGCAGGTTCACTAGCAGGCTCCGGTTCACTAGCGGGTTCCGGCTCACTGGCTGGTTCTGGCTCGCTGCTTGGCTCGCTCGATGGTTCCGGCTCTGCAGAACTTGAAGGCTCAGGTTCACTAGCAGGTTCAGGTGAGCTGGAAGGTTCTGGTTCACTTGATGGCTCTCCCGCCGGTTCTGGCTCTGGTTTACTGTCCGGTTCAGGTTCAGCAGTTGGTTCAGGTTGTGGTGCAGGTACCGGCCTATAACACGATTTACCATCATCGTTGTTCAACAGCATTCCCTTGGGACAAACGCAAACAAAGTCACCGACACGGGCGTTGAACTCGCAAGCATGCTCACATCTAGAATTATGGAAAACATAAATCAATGCACTATGCATAACAAACAGTCTCATTGTTTCAACTTACCCCATCTCCGAAGGACCGGTATAGCAGAGATCGGGAAGTCGCGCCACCCGAATGGTGTTCACCGGAACGATGTAGGTAGACAAATAGTTTTGATTCTCATCCAAATAGTTAGTCAGTCGTTCCTTCATACTCTCAACGTTCAAAGCATTTGAGTTGGCCCAGCTCACGCGATAATCCACAACTACGGATCCCGGTCTGAAACACAACAAAAGTTTCTTAGCGTATAAATTCTTAGAATAAAAACAATCATCTTACTTCAAACTCATGATCTTCACAAAGATTTCATCACGTGATCCAGGAACATCCAAACTGTCTCTGATTTCCTCTTCCAGTTCAGCGGCCAGCACTTTGTACGCCGAGCTGTTTGGATCCCGGTAGTCATCCAAAAACTCCAAGTTCGTAAGCGTAATCTGCCCTTCCAAAGTGTTCGGCACGTAAACGATGTTCTCCTCGGTAGTCGGCGGAACGGGTGGCACCGTAGACCCCGGCGGGGACATCGTCGAAGGATACTCCGTCGAAGTGGTTTTGTTCTGCGGTCGGGGCAGGGAGTTGTCCGGTGATCCCGAACCAAACACTCCCGCCGTAGCTATCTGGTTATCTTTGGCAAACTGTCGGGATTCCACCGGGGTAGGGCTCTCGTTGAAGATTTTACCCGATCCGGCCAGGATGGCAATGATGATCACTGCTAGCAGTACGGCCAGACCTAGCACCCAGCAGAGCcagtttttcttctttttctcgcGCTTGTCCTTGGTGACGTACAGCTTCTCGCCTCTAGAATCGCAAGGTGGTTGATTAGGGAGCGTTTACGGCGGAAGGCTTCGTTTGAACGGATTTATACATGATATTTACAAACTCTGGATATTATACGGTCAGAGACAAATGGGTATGTACAGATCACAGACCTTTTTGGGAGCATCTTGGATTTTTAATACACCTAAGGTGATGTAACAACTTATTAATCAGATACCGAGACCCCAAAAAGGTCACGCGAAAAAGTTACCAGCAATCGAAACAGTCTACGGAGGTTAATGGGTCGCCGAAAAACTCAACAATAATGGATATGAATGTGCATACATGCGGTACTTGCGGATCCCTGCGAGCCGGAGAAGCGTTATTGATGCACTGAAAACCAAGCAGTTCAAGGGCTAGAGTAGACGTTACCTGTCACGGGAAAGCTATCTATCATGGGTTAGGGCGCACGACTTGGTGGTGGAATTCGTTGACGAGGTACACCCCGACATTAACGATACACATTTAGATGACGCAGCTAGTGATGGGTAGGGATTACAGACAAAACATCCGCTTGCCTTCAGCAAAGCGAAGGTTCATCGTGGTGACAAAGATTAGTGACCCCGCAAAGTGACGGCAAATGTTAGCCACAGTTCCTTGGCCCTTGGGTACCTCCGATATTAGGGGTGGATAAATGGAATACATTGGTGATAAATATTTGTTGGATTATATTGATGGTTGTTAAATAATGTCGCTCTCTGCTTCTGAGACAGTGAGAAAAAGAACAAGGGGGTACCTCGTGATCTTGGTCCAATGCTTATAATCCACGGTTCCGTGTACCGGTTCATTGACGGAGTGACCGGTGTAGTCTACACCCCGATCATGCTGACTGTACGCGTGCCGACGCGGTTTTTGGAACGAGACGCTAGATTGTTCACGATATACGTAAGAGATATTAGGGTACTCGGAGGAAACCACAATTGAAGTGACGGCGATGATTGCGGTAGTTATGATAGTAGTAGTGGTAGTTGCAGTGGTAGTGTTGATGACCGTGGAATGATTGGATTGCAGTGTGTCGACATAGACAAACAGATTAGGAACGATTTCGAACTCAAGGCAATTAATTCCAAAAGGAGGGAAGTGACCTGAAGTTCCCAAAATATGTTTGAATGACTTACCTCATAAACTTTCGGTGTTCGTTCACCGGTACGAAATACTCATCGTATGGGTCTCCAATGTCGACTTCGGTGTCCTTCTTAACTGGCAGGGCACTTGATCCATTTTGGTGCCCATTCGCTGGCTTGGACATGTTCAACAGTTCCAAGTTGACCGCTTCGGCCAAAGGCTTCTCTCCATTAGCCTTGCCGTTCATCGAGGTAGCTCCCAGTGACTTCTCCCCCGAGTGCCCGAAAGAACTCAAAGGTCGTTTCTCCTTTTCTGGCTCGAAAGCCGGATTATCTAGTCCGCTCATACCGTTACCGTTTTGTTTGCTATCCTTCAGCGAAGTATATTCGCTGTCGTCCACGGGCACTTCAACGTGTCGTGGTGAAGGCGTCGGGATCGCCGTACTGTTCGTGCCCGAGTTGTGATCGTCTTCTCCAATCGAAAGCGATATCTCATTTTTGAACGCGTAACCATCCCCACTGGCGGAATGGTCATTACTGGACGACGTAGACTCGTCCATCTCGATCTTCAAGCGCTACTCGGCGACCAACACTTTGAATCTGCGTGGGAGAcagagaacaaaacaaaaaacggcAGTTAATATCATTTGCATACTCAGAATGCACACTCTTATGAATATGAATCACCCAAGACCCACGACCGTCAATCAAACCGGTAGTCGGTATAAGGAAGTGGTAACACAATAGCCCGCACTTGATTGGTACCTTATACGAAGATCGCGTTCCTTCTGTGCATATCCGTCGCAAACCGCTTCTTCAATCCATTCAACCGCACATA contains:
- the LOC109427093 gene encoding mucin-2 isoform X1; this translates as MDESTSSSNDHSASGDGYAFKNEISLSIGEDDHNSGTNSTAIPTPSPRHVEVPVDDSEYTSLKDSKQNGNGMSGLDNPAFEPEKEKRPLSSFGHSGEKSLGATSMNGKANGEKPLAEAVNLELLNMSKPANGHQNGSSALPVKKDTEVDIGDPYDEYFVPVNEHRKFMSVSFQKPRRHAYSQHDRGVDYTGHSVNEPVHGTVDYKHWTKITRGEKLYVTKDKREKKKKNWLCWVLGLAVLLAVIIIAILAGSGKIFNESPTPVESRQFAKDNQIATAGVFGSGSPDNSLPRPQNKTTSTEYPSTMSPPGSTVPPVPPTTEENIVYVPNTLEGQITLTNLEFLDDYRDPNSSAYKVLAAELEEEIRDSLDVPGSRDEIFVKIMSLKPGSVVVDYRVSWANSNALNVESMKERLTNYLDENQNYLSTYIVPVNTIRVARLPDLCYTGPSEMGCEHACEFNARVGDFVCVCPKGMLLNNDDGKSCYRPVPAPQPEPTAEPEPDSKPEPEPAGEPSSEPEPSSSPEPASEPEPSSSAEPEPSSEPSSEPEPASEPEPASEPEPASEPASEPEPAGEPEPTSKPEPTSEPEPASEPEPASEPEPASEPEPASEPEPTGEPQPSSSSKPEATTVSSGKLIHASTPASEPEPSSEPEPTSEPEPASEPEPTSEPKPASEPEPASEPEPASEPEPASEPEPSGEPEATTSKQSSSGHSGKLQIAGIASSTTEPEPKSEPEPTSEPEPSSEPEPTSEPEASSEPEPSSEPNPKSEVEEIKATTSNPSSTAEPSAEPEPEPPSDDEHHSSTVSSLGKLQSSTEHSTHPTEEHTMPDFMIADLDATKHSTSTEPISSTSPHSTAGETPAPVTETIEDDVPQPTTGAYLIAAKTTPATEPMNVFDARSLEHNSSTTAVENSVYATSSPISLEQWRSSTSFSTTTEALEQPKEHDEDMSPFLPNIESSSAKTRGSYAVTETILETETTPTLLTHVDQSPFLPEIEQNASLVKFLHEGLDRQVDGFDNDSQQQYLEVLPLSKESDRNEYKKQLDTVTKTVFVATTIRTYAPTTDSLEDLITAASSRNIVEQTTNSGGEEELMATSTEKDVEDTTLGKMGAVATTTERESARLEQSTEHVEEKPTTTAENETTNSSPKAEVEEIGTTESEQAEKATTVVMDDSKDDTPKGDVELVATNDTAEKLTATEAEEPTTEKHVMETTMGETKLELEEERVTASKDETEEVTDAVREDTTEKQAKALVEATSHKDVEETTVHAVVNASSTTTEPSGNAKLMEESTVETKEPPTTASPTTTPTATSDLTTTVAATTTEATSTTPEATTTTVVATSTTETATSPTAPTTTDRTKTDFLERTLQDLDQDNDISENDLKVLPLDRKPDKFEESPPPPDPLASTQKTTVDQESNFETTTGHFLGETTFHLIRSERSNETSLIKSRNSDDDDLSELVASASGMFTKCAVGQFECVNGTSIKDGSSCIQKSERCDSVSHCSDNSDEQDCERLGCPGHFQCKDGFCLARQHVCDGITHCNDGSDEVECDQLQCNFDEISCDASGRKGPCLPAQWKCDGLEQCANGFDESDCPDTCTNDQYFCVGQRKCIPEAWRCDGKSDCTNDEDERLCDCPVDNFRCNTGGCVPSAYVCDGQPQCPDLSDEWGCFSLEESKLKIRVESEKLSPVCADNWSKELSDAVCEELGYLQAKSYSISNETGGDAFYRFVGVNSTNLLRSLALATSCSEGLVNIDCELYRCGSDRITPITDQRIAGGLHTDSNQLPSLALVYSNNAAIKCTANILSPRWALASYSCMMGKTEFIDNRNIAEMNWKLFAGTSQFNFTMIRGNNANSSYQVVDVQRIVPYPQAKYKQFLYTGDVVLLRLTKPLQFNEQVGSVCLAGDATIDPDQLCLTAGWGADPSAITTTEQYLKYLPVPTIPADKCNSSEHYNGSLTDDAICAGFLSSSKTTCYNDEGAPLMCHVERTGQWLLEGVLSYHGNCGKRPHPAIYNSITSGIASWIHNTVGNDLMFMNGDGLRSGSRTNGTEPSSTQPTTR
- the LOC109427093 gene encoding mucin-2 isoform X2 produces the protein MDESTSSSNDHSASGDGYAFKNEISLSIGEDDHNSGTNSTAIPTPSPRHVEVPVDDSEYTSLKDSKQNGNGMSGLDNPAFEPEKEKRPLSSFGHSGEKSLGATSMNGKANGEKPLAEAVNLELLNMSKPANGHQNGSSALPVKKDTEVDIGDPYDEYFVPVNEHRKFMRGEKLYVTKDKREKKKKNWLCWVLGLAVLLAVIIIAILAGSGKIFNESPTPVESRQFAKDNQIATAGVFGSGSPDNSLPRPQNKTTSTEYPSTMSPPGSTVPPVPPTTEENIVYVPNTLEGQITLTNLEFLDDYRDPNSSAYKVLAAELEEEIRDSLDVPGSRDEIFVKIMSLKPGSVVVDYRVSWANSNALNVESMKERLTNYLDENQNYLSTYIVPVNTIRVARLPDLCYTGPSEMGCEHACEFNARVGDFVCVCPKGMLLNNDDGKSCYRPVPAPQPEPTAEPEPDSKPEPEPAGEPSSEPEPSSSPEPASEPEPSSSAEPEPSSEPSSEPEPASEPEPASEPEPASEPASEPEPAGEPEPTSKPEPTSEPEPASEPEPASEPEPASEPEPASEPEPTGEPQPSSSSKPEATTVSSGKLIHASTPASEPEPSSEPEPTSEPEPASEPEPTSEPKPASEPEPASEPEPASEPEPASEPEPSGEPEATTSKQSSSGHSGKLQIAGIASSTTEPEPKSEPEPTSEPEPSSEPEPTSEPEASSEPEPSSEPNPKSEVEEIKATTSNPSSTAEPSAEPEPEPPSDDEHHSSTVSSLGKLQSSTEHSTHPTEEHTMPDFMIADLDATKHSTSTEPISSTSPHSTAGETPAPVTETIEDDVPQPTTGAYLIAAKTTPATEPMNVFDARSLEHNSSTTAVENSVYATSSPISLEQWRSSTSFSTTTEALEQPKEHDEDMSPFLPNIESSSAKTRGSYAVTETILETETTPTLLTHVDQSPFLPEIEQNASLVKFLHEGLDRQVDGFDNDSQQQYLEVLPLSKESDRNEYKKQLDTVTKTVFVATTIRTYAPTTDSLEDLITAASSRNIVEQTTNSGGEEELMATSTEKDVEDTTLGKMGAVATTTERESARLEQSTEHVEEKPTTTAENETTNSSPKAEVEEIGTTESEQAEKATTVVMDDSKDDTPKGDVELVATNDTAEKLTATEAEEPTTEKHVMETTMGETKLELEEERVTASKDETEEVTDAVREDTTEKQAKALVEATSHKDVEETTVHAVVNASSTTTEPSGNAKLMEESTVETKEPPTTASPTTTPTATSDLTTTVAATTTEATSTTPEATTTTVVATSTTETATSPTAPTTTDRTKTDFLERTLQDLDQDNDISENDLKVLPLDRKPDKFEESPPPPDPLASTQKTTVDQESNFETTTGHFLGETTFHLIRSERSNETSLIKSRNSDDDDLSELVASASGMFTKCAVGQFECVNGTSIKDGSSCIQKSERCDSVSHCSDNSDEQDCERLGCPGHFQCKDGFCLARQHVCDGITHCNDGSDEVECDQLQCNFDEISCDASGRKGPCLPAQWKCDGLEQCANGFDESDCPDTCTNDQYFCVGQRKCIPEAWRCDGKSDCTNDEDERLCDCPVDNFRCNTGGCVPSAYVCDGQPQCPDLSDEWGCFSLEESKLKIRVESEKLSPVCADNWSKELSDAVCEELGYLQAKSYSISNETGGDAFYRFVGVNSTNLLRSLALATSCSEGLVNIDCELYRCGSDRITPITDQRIAGGLHTDSNQLPSLALVYSNNAAIKCTANILSPRWALASYSCMMGKTEFIDNRNIAEMNWKLFAGTSQFNFTMIRGNNANSSYQVVDVQRIVPYPQAKYKQFLYTGDVVLLRLTKPLQFNEQVGSVCLAGDATIDPDQLCLTAGWGADPSAITTTEQYLKYLPVPTIPADKCNSSEHYNGSLTDDAICAGFLSSSKTTCYNDEGAPLMCHVERTGQWLLEGVLSYHGNCGKRPHPAIYNSITSGIASWIHNTVGNDLMFMNGDGLRSGSRTNGTEPSSTQPTTR